The following are encoded together in the Onychostoma macrolepis isolate SWU-2019 chromosome 03, ASM1243209v1, whole genome shotgun sequence genome:
- the LOC131536708 gene encoding uncharacterized protein LOC131536708 has product MVIYTSLAQYFLPLPHRHRRSKLTMASPVKAQKVEDCAVEGYLHSVSPARNSKKNNKYFTAVIQRGRHEYHQVVSFSLDKLTAFSQASKNGTAVKLKNLRRSLSFSDPDGFDVICSKTTTLDVVTVPFSCIAPSGSARTDVAAMKALGPRQNVDELEGKVLPRAAVRGVPMIPTTALLPRLCTVWSPGFKSEPGISLCSKRHFCQLHYPQM; this is encoded by the exons ATGGTCATTTACACTTCGCTGGCTCAGTATTTTCTACCATTGCCGCACAGACATCGGAGAAGCAAGCTAACCATGGCCAGCCCTGTAAAAGCGCAGAAAGTGGAGGATTGCGCCGTAGAAGGATACCTACATAGCGTGTCTCCAGCAAGAAACTCTAAAAAGAACAACAAGTACTTCACTGCTGTGATACAGAGGGGAAGACACGAATATCATCAAGTTGTAAGTTTTTCGCTGGACAAACTAACCGCGTTTTCGCAAGCTTCTAAGAACGGGACAGCAGTGAAGCTGAAGAACTTACGCCGCAGTCTCA GCTTCTCTGATCCCGATGGATTCGATGTAATCTGCTCTAAAACGACAACCCTTGATGTTGTGACTGTACCGTTCTCCTGCATCGCACCTTCAGGCAGCGCAAGGACGGATGTAGCTGCCATGAAAGCGCTGGGACCGAGACAAAAT GTAGACGAGCTGGAAGGTAAGGTCCTGCCCCGTGCTGCTGTCAGGGGGGTACCGATGATCCCGACAACGGCGCTTCTTCCACGACTTTGCACGGTTTGGTCTCCGGGGTTCAAATCAGAGCCAGGCATCTCATTGTGTTCAAAACGACATTTCTGCCAACTCCATTACCCACAGATGTGA
- the LOC131536702 gene encoding gastrula zinc finger protein XlCGF8.2DB-like has product MRDPEPCRIKHTEDTEEQTELIKEKENEELSEVEGRKSFKIGEKPSFTQSSNIKDHMNIHTGEKPYKCSQCSKRFSHSGDLKRHERIHTGEKPFTCDQCGKSFTIKGNLKDHMNIHTREKLYTCDQCDKTFLWASYLKKHLRVHTKEKPHSCYLCGKSFSCLQYLEVHQKTHTGVREYMCFECEKTFTSANCLKQHQRIHTGEKPYKCSHCDKRFSQSANLKTHTRIHTREKQYTCDQCGKSFSLKGNLKGHMRVHTGEKPFTCDQCGRSFTQSANLKAHMKIHTGEKLYSCDQCGKSFTVKGSLKEFIIFNLYLID; this is encoded by the exons atgagagatccagaaccctgcagaatcaaacacactgaagatactgaagaacaaacag agcTGATTAAAGAAAAGGAGAATGAAGAATTGAGTGAAGTTGAAGGAAGAAAAAGCTTCAAAATTGGAGAAAAACCGAGTTTCACACAGTCATCAAACATTAAAgatcacatgaacatccacaccggagagaaaccATACAAGTGTTCACAATGTAGCAAGAGATTCAGTCATTCAGGAGACTTGAAAagacatgagaggatccacactggagagaaaccgttcacatgtgatcagtgtgggaagagtttcacaatCAAAGGAAACCTTAAGgatcacatgaacatccacactagagAAAAGctgtacacatgtgatcaatgtgacaaaacatttttgtgggcttcatacctgaagaaacacctgagagttcatacaaaggagaagccacattcgtgttatttgtgtggaaagagtttttcatgtCTACAATATTTGGAagtacatcagaaaacacatactggtgtgagagagtacatgtgctttgagtgtgaaaagacttttacttcagcaaactgtttaaAACAGCaccagaggattcacactggagaaaaaccctacaagtgttcacactgtgacaagagattcagtcagtcagcaaatctgaaaacacacactaggatccacactagagagaaacagtacacatgtgatcagtgcgggaagagtttctcaCTAAAAGGAAACCTTAAGGGGCAtatgagagttcatactggagagaaacctttcacttgtgatcagtgtgggagGAGTTTCACACAGTCAGCAAACCTTAAGGCACACATgaaaatccacactggagagaaactgtactcatgtgatcagtgcgggaagagtttcacagtAAAAGGAAGCCTTAAGGAGTTCATTAtctttaacctttatttaattgattaa